Within Desulfovibrio legallii, the genomic segment AGATTTCTGATGGATGCCATCTGGGCTCGGTGGGGAGTCACAATGCCGATTTTCTGCGTCCAAAACTCCTGGGCGCTTACTCCGGACTGTTGGGCGTCGACCAGCTTCTTGTACAAAAGGGTCAAAGCGGAAACGATCTGCGCCTCAAAAGGGTTCGATAACGTATAGGTGTTGACGGAATAGCTGATCACCACCACAGGGCAAGCCGGGTCAAGAATGCGGAGAAACTCGTCGGACCATGGCAACTGCTCAGGCCAGTCGGCGGGTCTTCCATCAATATTGATGGCGAGATCCAGCTTTCTCTCGGGGAAGAACGCTTCGTATTCGTTCTTATAAAAACGCTTACAGGGCCATGCGGAAATTTCCACGTTGGTCCGGTAGTTGTGTTTAAGCTGCACCGGGGTGATGCCGTGGGTCTCCTTCATGTAAGAGAAAATGCAGTCAAACAGCCCTTGAACGCTATCCTTCATCTGGAAGCCGTAGATCGGCCCAAGCTGCCGGTCGTCACCTGCAAGGACAACATGCCCATCAGACTTCAAAAGCAGAAAGTAGGCCGCAGCCGCAGCAACCTGAACCTGTGACGCCTCATCGATCACCAGCAGATCAAACCATTCGGCTGTCGGCTCGCTATCCTGGTGGTCTTTCTCGGCCAGCCGTCCAAGTTGTTGCCAGGTACCCCCCACGATGATGATCCCGGGATCGTCGCCTTTCAGGGCATTCACAAAACCCTGAGCCCTTGCAGAGGTCCTCGGCATATCTTCGATCTGATCACTCAAGGGGGGTGCGGAGGAGTCGCTCCTCACCCTTGTGACACGAACCGGACAAGCTAAAGCTCCGACCGAGGTCGTCCGTCTGTTGATCAGTTCCAGGACTTCGTTGAGGACGTTATCGATAGCGTTGTAGTTGCTGGACCCGATACCGACACGCAGCGGAGTTCCCGCCTCGGCGTAATGTTCAATCCACCCAAGAATAGTCCCGGCCAAGACCGTGGTCTTTCCTGTACCCGGCGGCCCCCAAAGCAAAGAAATCCTGTTTCCGAATGCATCGTGAAAAAGGGATTCCTGCTTTTCGTTAAAGGCATCCTTCAGATATGGTGTTACCTTCGCGTACAACTGGTTGGTGTCGGCGAATGCTTTTCCTGCTGCCAGCGAGCCGGGGGTATACATCAGGCTATGGGCTGGTTCGGTCATTTTTGTCGGTCTCTTAGCCATTGCCTTACCTCCGCTTCCTGGCACGTTTGATCGGTGCTGCCTTGCCGCCGACAGACCTCAATGCTTTTTCTATCCTGTCGCTCGAGAAGTCCCGGTACATCGGATCGAGGACAAGCGGTGAGTCGAGCGCCACGAGTCCTTGGGCGACCGCAAACTGAAAGAGCCCCTGGTGACCCGGTTTAAGAACCACATAGGGATTGTCCTGCATGGCCTCTAACCGAATGACCTCTACCTGAAGCAATGCCCCTATCGACTTGTTCGTCATCCACCGCTCGGTCAGGCCGTGTTCGCCCAGCAGTTCTTCTGCATCCTGGAAGCCCAATCCAAGTCGCCGACGCCACGGTTCGTCGAGATCCACGTATTCATTCTCGTTGGATAGGGCGACGGTAAATTCGCCTTCCTTGATTCGGGAATCCCTGCTGGTCGGAGAAAAATCGAAAACATAGAGCGTTTCGTGTTGGTACTGTGGATTCGCGAACTTGATCTCATCGATGATCGGATCAGCCTCTGCTTGAGGCTTCAAGGTCAACCCGCGTATCGAGAAAAACCTCGCCTCCCGTTCATCGACGGGCAGTGAGCGAGTGTTCCGGTTCTCCATTTCCTGGCACGCGACATTGAGCTTCTCAAAAGCGATCAGGCTTCTTGCCGCCTCCGGAACGCTTGCCTGGGAGGATCGTGCGGCAGAGAAGCCGCTCTTTTTCAGCACTAACCGGTCTTTGTAGTTTTCACGCAGTCGCCGGACGATGTGCTGCAAAGCTTGCAGGTGAACCTTCGTGGCCCGCTTAATGCCATCGTAGAGTTCGTCCCGGGTGTAGCGCCTCCACTTTGACGGGTCAGTAGGATGAAGTTTATTGAAATGGCGGACGAAAATTTTGTCCTGCCACAGCTCATAGGCACGTTCGAAGGGGATCTGATCGCTCATTGGGGTAGCGAACCCAAAAGGCAGATCGAATTTATACGGGGTGCCATCCTCTCGAACATTTGGGAAGAAACTGTTCGCTGCATCAAACAGGGAGTAATCGTGGGCAACCGGCAGCCCAACCAGCATTCGAAGAACTTCCTTGACGATGGTCCCCGGCTGGGACTTGAAAGCATCCGGATCGGGCAACAGACTGTCCGGCGGGAAGAATCGGGTAAGTACCTCGATCAGTTCGATCACGTCAGGGTTCTGCATATGACGCTCGAACATGCGCTTGAGCTGACGCACCTCCAGCATGTCCCAGAAGAAGATGTGGGAAGAGAGACGGTCACGAGCCGGTAGACCTGTGTTGACGGTCGACACCTCCTCTAACCACTCAGAGACCACGGTCGCAAATTCCTTCAGCCTCTCGCGCTCCGTTTCCGGGTTCATCGCATCGACACGGTCGACGATGAAAATCTTTTCGTCCGTCACCGGAGGATCGCCGGGTTTGCGGCCGTGCGGGAAATAGAGCCGCGCCGCGCCCAGGGCAAAGGAGATACCAGAGCCCGGGTCGAAATGAATCGTGATAAAGATGCTTTGGTCAGTCCACGCGGGGATCATGGCGCTGCGCCGTCCATCGACCGGCAAGGGTGCCCCCTCGGTCAAGGAACGGGCGCGAGTTGCCAGCGCTGGCCCATCCGCCCGCAACTGGTGGCTGGAATCGATAACGGATTGCCACCGATCATCGGCGGTAGTCACGGCTTCAGTCAGTCCCGCCGTAGTGGTAATGCCATTTGAACGGAGAAGTTCCGCCTGCCCTTGATTGAGCCAGGCCAGCCGGGAAAGGTGATCGCATTCGGATGCCTTGTCTCGGCAGTAGCGAACGTAGTCGCAAAGCTGGCACTTGGGACCGACATGCCAACTGGCATCCTCCATACCGGTCTGTAGAACCCGGAGAAGGCGATCCTCGAAAAACTGCTTCACGTGGACTTCATAGACTTCATACGGAACCCGAATCAACGTTTCGCTGAGGGCCTCGGAAACAGGATCTGCGGCTCCCTTGGCCTGATAAAGCTGGACCAGGTTCCTGAACGCATTGATGTCATGGCTTCCTGGCCAGATGGTGCCTTCCGCCGAAACGGCATATCTGCCGCCAAGCCCTTCTTGCTGGATGGTTGTGGCCAATGCCAGAGCGTAGTAGGTCACTTCCGTGAAGTGCCGCAGGGATGGCTCCGCAGCCATTTTCACATCAATGATATGGATTTCGTATTCAGGCACAGTCCCATTGCCGATCAGCGGCGCACCAGTACCACCTGGACGTATCCAAAGGATGTCCGGGCGCACTCGTACCTGGTCGAGACCGAAATCGTCGTATGCCTTTTGAAGGCCGGGAGTAATGTTTGTGGGAACCGTGAACTCCGCCTCGATAATTGCCTGGGGTGGTTCCTGTTGCCGGAGGATGTCAAAAAGGTTCTGAATTTTCTTGAAGGGCTTCCGTCCCAGAAGATCATCGACCTTGTCCTCGAGAAGGAACACAACTTTCCCATCATCTGAGGTGTCGATCAGATCCTGGTATTTGTCGGCTTCCCAACGCCGTCCGGCCGCTTTGATAAGTTCAATACCAGGGCGTTTGTAGGTTTCGGCCGAGACCCCAAGTGAGTCCCTTTCAGCATCACTGGCCAGACGAAACCGGAGAAACCGGTCACAATCGAATTTGAATGTTAGGGCAAGCGTTCCTTTATCGAGTTTCGCCATCACAACTCTCCCGGGGTTGGTATGTTCTTCAATGCATCCGACATCGGTCGTGTGCTGGTATCCGCCTCGCCTAAAAAACCTCTACTGACGACCAACGCCCGAGCCAAATTAGTGAAATCAGGAATTTTGAAGCCGATCCGTTTATGGGCGGACAAGGCATCAAAGTGAGATTCCGCCTCCACGACAGCGTCTTTGAAGGCGGTTTCGCTGATGACCGGAACGCCCCTCTTGATGACGCCTTTCTTCTTGCGGCAGACCAGCACCGCGTCCCACTTGATGGTGCCATCGTAAGTGTGAAGGCCTCCTTGGCCTTCGCCACGCATGGGCAGAACCTTGGTTACCGAGAGTCCCGAATGAAGCAGAGCCGTGCCGAGAGCATCCCATGCCGATGCAAGTTTATGGTGGTAGGTGAACACGCAGATCCCGTTCGGCTTGAGCACTCGGTTGCATTCCATGAAAATCTGCTGAAGCCGCTCCTGGTATCCCTTGATGGCTTCATCGGACCGTCGCGTGATGGCCAGGTTCTGCAGTATCGGAGCCGAAGTGACGTTGTCGTCATACGGGGGCGGTGCGATTCCCAAAGCCTGATGCCAGGCCAAGTAGAAGTCCGAGAGTTCCGAGTAGCTCAGATTGTCGAAATACGGCGGATCGGTCAGCACGAGATCCACTGAGCCGTCCGGTAGTAAATGGAGTTCCTCGGAAGACTGGGTTTCAATCGCCGCCGTGGCGCTGCCGCTCAATACATCATCGACAGAGCCAAGGCAGGCTTGTTCGCGCTCGAAATCATCTTCATAAGCAACTCTGGTGCCTTCCGGATGCAGCTCCTGGGGCGCTTTGGAAAAGGCAATCGCCTTCGATATTTTCCGGACCGTGTTGATGAACGTCCCCCGTCCGACGCCATCCTGCCAAGGGTTCAGTTCGACCGGACGAGTGATGTGCCGGTATGAGTGGATGGAGAACATTGGGCTCGTTCGGCGATAGCCAAACGCATAGGCCGTGTACATGCAGTTCGTGGTGAGATGTTCACTGAAGGCCAGCTCAAGGCAGCGCCGCGCCTCATCGCTTTCCACTCGGCCGATGGCCGAACCGAGAAGGTGCAGGTGGAGCTTCTGCCGGTCGTTGAAAAAGTCTGCGTAATGCCGAATCCCGTGGATCAGAGGTCGTCCATCCGAACGCCCCTCGCGGGGAATGCTTCTCGTCGGCACAAGCAAGCCATTCCCGATCATCCGCAGCTTCCGGGTGGCTCGGTCGTACAATTCCTGGTCCGCCTCTTCGACGCGCTTGAAATGCCTTGTGCAGTTCTTGCCGGTTCCGACCAGATACTCCTGGGCAAAGAGCTTCCAAGTGGGGCTTTCGGCACCGTCAAGGTCATCCGCTGCGATCTTCTGTGTGTTCTTGCAGGTCGGGCAGGTCATGATCCCGTTGCCGTGCGTGCCCGCGCTGATAGTCGTGCGCTTGCCGCAAGAGCAGTGCAGCACCTTGCGTTCAATCGGCAATTCGTGGACTGCATGACAGTCCTTGCAGAATACCCACTGCAGACCTTTCTCTTTGGAGTAGGCCAGTTGAAAATGGGGATGGAGCTCTACATCGCTCTGGCAATTCGAGCACTGCTTCACCTGGACCCAGAAATGATGAAGAACATCCCGTTCGACACCATCAACCATGGTCCGATGCAACGGCGTAATGAGTTGGGCGACCTCATTGCAAATCTGCTCGATTTCCGGGTAGTGATCCTCCATCCGGGAGGCGGCCAACTCAAATCGGGTAATAAAGGTCGCGACCGGGTCGATATCAAAACCAATCACCCGGGCGTTGCAGCGCATGGACTCCACCAAACTTGTCCCGCCGCCGATGAAGGGATCGAGAACGACAGCGCCATGCACGGAGGTTTTGCCGAGATAGGTATCCCAAAAGGTGTCGGCCTTGTCAGGAGGAAGGGTCAACGCGGTGAGGATCGAACGGAACTGAGAGCCCACCCGGCGAGCAAACCAGCGGTGGACCCGATACAAAGGATTCGAGCTCTGTCCTTCACGCAGGGCAAGTTCGGCGATTTGGGCAATGGGAATGTCGCCCGCCTCCAGCAGGGTACGGGCAGGCCAACCGCCAAAGGTGTCACCTCTGCGGTTTTCAACGATCTGCTTTGCCTGACCTGTTTTAGCCATAGAGCCCCATTACCATCCCTTCTCAGTAGTACTGCCGGATATATCCGAACGCCTTGTCGAACAGATCCTGGTCCTTGACCTGGTACTTCACGTAAATCACCTTGCGCAGGGCCTTCTGGACCTCGCGCTCTCCAGCTTTGGTGTTTTGCCAGCCGGGGAACCGGACTAAGCGCACAATCTCGTCGATGTCGGTCACGATCCGCTCGATCACCATCGGCGTCTTGCCGTTCTTCACCTCGGCGAACAGTTCGGTCAGGGCCGCTTTGGCCTTGGCCTGTTCATCGACCGGGTCCACCTGCTTCTCGGCCTGGACGACCTCCTTGGCCAGGGTCAGCAGCTCCTTGAGGAAATCGAGGCTGTGGAGCAAACCCTGTTCGTGCCGCTCTTTGAGCTTTTCGAGGCGCTCGCCCAGGGCGACAAACTTCGGATTGTCCTTGTGCTTGCGCAGGCGGGCGATGAGCTTGATCTCGATTTCCTTGGATTTCTTGTCCGGGTCCTTGGCATCGAGCAGCCCTTCGAGTACCTCGGCGTCCATCACCAGGGTGTCCAGATCGTCGCGTACCGTCTCCAGATGCACGTTCTCATGCACCAGTTCGATGGTCTTGGCCCCCAGGGCGTGCCAGAGCAGCTTGCCATTGCCGCTCGGCGGCTTCACCGACTCATAGACCTGGGTCAGCCACTTGTAGTCCTTTTCATAGGGACCGAGACAGGGATCGGGAGACAGCGCCTCCCACAGACGGGAGAGCACCGAGTATTCCGCCGCGAACTTGTCCCGGGTCTCGTTATCCGGCAGGCAATCCTGCGCCACGATCAGCCCCTCGTAGCCGCCGACGGTACGGTCCACGCCAGGGAAGAACGCCAGGCATCTCGCCACCACGCCGGGCAGCTCTTTCTTGAGGTCATCCAGGTTGGTGATGACCTTCTGCACCGCCTTTTCATCGAAATCGAGGGCCGTGGCCACGTCATCGAAGATGCCGAGGTAATCCACGATCAAGCCATGGGTCTTGCCGGGGTAGACACGGTTGGTGCGGCAGATGGCCTGCAGCAGGTTGTGATCCTTCATCGGCTTGTCGAGGTACATCACCTGCAGAATCGGCGCATCGAAACCGGTCAGCAGCTTGGAAGTGACGATCAGGAACTTGAGCGGGTCGTTCGGATCGCGGAATCGGTCGAGGAGCTTTTCCTCCTCGTCCTTGGCCAGTTTCCATTCCGCGTAATCGTCGGACTTTCCACCCTGGGTGTGCATGACGATGGCGCTGGCCTCCGGACCGACCAACTCGTCCATGGCCTTCTTGTAGAGCACGCAGCATTCACGGTCGAAGGTCACCACCTGGGCTTTGAAGCCGTTCGGCTCCACCTTCTCCTGGAAGTGCTTGACGATGTGCTGGCAGATGGCGTTCACCCGTGCCGGGGCCTTGATCAGCACCGCCATTTTGGCGGCCCGCTTGGCCAGGTCGTCACGATCCAGCTCGCTCAGCTCATCGGTCATCTGGGAGTAGGCTTCGTCAATGGCGTCCTTGTTGATTTTCAGCTTCACGTCCACCGCCTCGAAATGCAGCGGCAGCGTGGCCTTGTCCCGGATCGAGTCCTGGAACGAGTAGCGGCTCATATAGCCCTGCTCATCCTCGTCCGCGCCGAAGGCCCAGAAGGTGTTGCGGTCCCGCTTGTTGATCGGCGTACCGGTCAGACCAAAGAGAAAGGCGTTAGGCAGCGCGTCGCGCATCTTGCGCCCCAAGTCGCCTTCCTGGGTACGGTGCGCCTCGTCCACCATCACGATGATGTTCGAACGCTCGTTCAGGCGGCCGTCCGCCTCGCCGAACTTGTGAATGGTGGTGATGATGATCTTGCGCGTATCTGCCGCCAGCAGGCTTTGCAGTTCTTGCCGGGTGGCTGCGCCGATCATGTTCGGAATATCTGCGGCGTTGAAGGTGGCGGTGATCTGGGTGTCCAGGTCGATGCGGTCCACCACGATCATCACCGTGGGGTTGCCGAGCTTGCGATGCATCCGCAGCTTCTGCGCCGCGAATACCATCAGAAGCGACTTGCCTGAGCCCTGGAAATGCCAGATCAGGCCCTTCTTGGGGTAGCCCTTGACCACGCGGGCCACCATCAGGTTAGCGCCTTCGTACTGCTGATAGCGGCAGATGATCTTGATACGCCGGTGCTTCTTGTCGGTGGCGAAGAGGGTGAAATTCTGCAGGATGTCCAGCACCACATGGGGGCGCAGCATGGAGCGGATGGAGCGCTGCACGTCCGCCAGCGTCCCCTCGGCCTTGTTGTTTCCCTCGTGCCACGGCCCCCAGATATCAATGGGCATGCGCACCGAGCCGTAGCGGTAGCACTTACCTTCGGTGGCAAAGGAGAGGACGTTGGGCACGAACATCTGCGGTACGCTCTGTTCGTAGCCGTTGTGGATGTCGCTGGCCCCGTCCACCCAGGTCACCGCCGGGCGCACTGGCGTCTTGGCCTCGCCGACCACCACCGGGATACCGTTGACCAGCATAATGATGTCGAAGCGGCGGCCACCTTCCTTGACTGGATAGACCCACTGGTTGGTGACCACGTAATCGTTGTTGCTGAGATTCTCAAAGTCGATCAGGCGCACCGGCGTATGCTCGCCGCGCTCGCCGAAAGGCATGGACTTCTCGCCCCGCAGCCATTCGGCAAACAGTTCGTTGGCCCGCACCAGGCCTTCGCTCTGCACCGACAGCGGAATGGTCCGCAGGCGGTAGAGCACCTCGTCGGCCCGGTCGGGCTGGGCCTTGATTTCCGGGTTCAGGCGGATGAGGGCGTCGCGCACCATCGACTCCACCAGCACGTCGGAGTGCTGGCGCGGCAGCTCTTCAGCGGCAACGAAGCGCCAGCCTTTGAGCTCGCCGCCATAACTGGCAAGCTCTTCGGCAACCATGTTCGAAGTCACGCTGCCGCAGAGCGTGTCGAGAACCATCTGTTCGACCGTGTTTTCTTCGTTAAACATGGGCGGCTCCCTCCCGATGTTCATAGCCTTCCATTAGAGCTTTGGAAAGCCTCCGTACGCTTGCAATATGCCTTAAAACCTCCCCTTTTACAGATCCGATTGTTTTTGATTTCTCAACAAGTTGAATCTGCGTCTCTATGGGCGGAAGAAAAATTGGCAATGTAGAGTATTCTTGCCCATTAATATTTGGCTGGGCACCAACCCTTACAGTGTTGTCTAGCCATTTTTTGTAATAACTAGAACGCGTGAATAGAAACAAGTAGTCTGGTAGAAGTTTTTTGGTGTTAGGCTTAAACCTTACGAGGTAACCTGCATAAACACACTTCTCATTTTGTTCTGAATGCAGATAAACCTTACCAACTGTGTTTCCGGTTCGAGCAAACAAAACGTCACCATGCATCAGTAGGTATTTTTCTTCATCATCATTACCAAGGCGAACCCCAACCTTTTCTTCCTGATTTAAAAGGCCATTTGAGTTTATGTCCGTTATTCGAATATATCGAAGGCCGTCATTCTGGAATTCACTTGCTGGCGCATTTGCGCCATATTGTGGCTTTCCATGGATTAACTTACCTAGAGCTATAAAATTTTGATGACTGTTGTTTTTTATGATCAAGTCATCAATCAATGCTCCTTGCATAGTTTCACAATGCAAGTATGCCTTCGCAAAAAATTCCATAGTCTCATCCGCCGCCCACAAGATCTCGGCAATGCGCTTCTGTTCATCAAGCGGCGGCAGCGGAAATTCCTGCACTTTCAGCGTTTTCCAGTTGATCGTCGGCGAAAGCGAGCCCACCGATATTTCGATGGCTCGCTCCATGAACATGTCGGATTGCAGGAAGAACGGCAAAAACTCCGGCAGAATCATCTTGGGCTTTGCACGGACGACCATGGCATGGGCCGAGCAGATGCCATCGAACTCCGCCACGGCGAGTTTGCGCTGATACGCACGGCGGCGGCCGAAAATCACATCGCCCTTCTTGAAGGCCAGCTTCTGTCCGGTGACATCTGAAGGCTGCCCCCACTGGCGCAGATGAAGCGTGCTGGGATCGAGATGCTCCAGCCCGACATAGACATCAGTCTTGGCATCGGCAGGGTCCACCCGCACAGCAACGTTCTGGGCGATGTCGCCAAACTTGACCATCTTCCAGCCGGGCTTCAGGGATTGCGCACTCATTTGCCACCTCCCATCACCCGTGCGTCCTCAAGCACCTCGAAGAGGCCATCCATCGACTCCCGCAATGCCATCGAACTTTGCTGCCAGTTCGCAATGGCCTGCTTGAGGCTGACCGCATCGGCCGCTCCGTTGCCATTACCGTTTCCGTTGTCCGCCCGCACGTAGAGTGGGATGCTGAGGTTGCTGGCTTTCTCCCGGATCTCGTCATTGCTGACCACCCGGGCAAAGCCGTCCTCGTCACCGAAAGCCTGGTAGGAGGCGACAATGCGCTGGATATGATCTTCGGTGAGGAAGCTCTGTGCCCGCTCGCGGGTCACCTCTTTCAGCGCGTTGATGAAGAGCACCTTGTTCCTGCGCTCCTTGGGTTTGTTCATCCGACAAATGACGACGCAGGCTTCCATGGGCGAGTTGTAAAAGAGGTTGGGACCGAGGCCCAGCACACACTCCACCACGTCGTGGGCGACCAGCTTCTCGCGCATGGCCGACTCTTCGTTG encodes:
- a CDS encoding AAA domain-containing protein, with translation MAKRPTKMTEPAHSLMYTPGSLAAGKAFADTNQLYAKVTPYLKDAFNEKQESLFHDAFGNRISLLWGPPGTGKTTVLAGTILGWIEHYAEAGTPLRVGIGSSNYNAIDNVLNEVLELINRRTTSVGALACPVRVTRVRSDSSAPPLSDQIEDMPRTSARAQGFVNALKGDDPGIIIVGGTWQQLGRLAEKDHQDSEPTAEWFDLLVIDEASQVQVAAAAAYFLLLKSDGHVVLAGDDRQLGPIYGFQMKDSVQGLFDCIFSYMKETHGITPVQLKHNYRTNVEISAWPCKRFYKNEYEAFFPERKLDLAINIDGRPADWPEQLPWSDEFLRILDPACPVVVISYSVNTYTLSNPFEAQIVSALTLLYKKLVDAQQSGVSAQEFWTQKIGIVTPHRAQMASIRNLLVDAAGMTMDPPPFVDTVDRFQGQERDLILSSYVVADRDFVASEDAFILSPRRFNVTLTRARSKFVMLISDALLQYLPSDPDVARDAAHLQLFAEQYCSSVCDTIDLPFFERGALSTMRCKLRGRYENGV
- a CDS encoding DNA methyltransferase, coding for MAKTGQAKQIVENRRGDTFGGWPARTLLEAGDIPIAQIAELALREGQSSNPLYRVHRWFARRVGSQFRSILTALTLPPDKADTFWDTYLGKTSVHGAVVLDPFIGGGTSLVESMRCNARVIGFDIDPVATFITRFELAASRMEDHYPEIEQICNEVAQLITPLHRTMVDGVERDVLHHFWVQVKQCSNCQSDVELHPHFQLAYSKEKGLQWVFCKDCHAVHELPIERKVLHCSCGKRTTISAGTHGNGIMTCPTCKNTQKIAADDLDGAESPTWKLFAQEYLVGTGKNCTRHFKRVEEADQELYDRATRKLRMIGNGLLVPTRSIPREGRSDGRPLIHGIRHYADFFNDRQKLHLHLLGSAIGRVESDEARRCLELAFSEHLTTNCMYTAYAFGYRRTSPMFSIHSYRHITRPVELNPWQDGVGRGTFINTVRKISKAIAFSKAPQELHPEGTRVAYEDDFEREQACLGSVDDVLSGSATAAIETQSSEELHLLPDGSVDLVLTDPPYFDNLSYSELSDFYLAWHQALGIAPPPYDDNVTSAPILQNLAITRRSDEAIKGYQERLQQIFMECNRVLKPNGICVFTYHHKLASAWDALGTALLHSGLSVTKVLPMRGEGQGGLHTYDGTIKWDAVLVCRKKKGVIKRGVPVISETAFKDAVVEAESHFDALSAHKRIGFKIPDFTNLARALVVSRGFLGEADTSTRPMSDALKNIPTPGEL
- a CDS encoding type I restriction endonuclease subunit R — its product is MFNEENTVEQMVLDTLCGSVTSNMVAEELASYGGELKGWRFVAAEELPRQHSDVLVESMVRDALIRLNPEIKAQPDRADEVLYRLRTIPLSVQSEGLVRANELFAEWLRGEKSMPFGERGEHTPVRLIDFENLSNNDYVVTNQWVYPVKEGGRRFDIIMLVNGIPVVVGEAKTPVRPAVTWVDGASDIHNGYEQSVPQMFVPNVLSFATEGKCYRYGSVRMPIDIWGPWHEGNNKAEGTLADVQRSIRSMLRPHVVLDILQNFTLFATDKKHRRIKIICRYQQYEGANLMVARVVKGYPKKGLIWHFQGSGKSLLMVFAAQKLRMHRKLGNPTVMIVVDRIDLDTQITATFNAADIPNMIGAATRQELQSLLAADTRKIIITTIHKFGEADGRLNERSNIIVMVDEAHRTQEGDLGRKMRDALPNAFLFGLTGTPINKRDRNTFWAFGADEDEQGYMSRYSFQDSIRDKATLPLHFEAVDVKLKINKDAIDEAYSQMTDELSELDRDDLAKRAAKMAVLIKAPARVNAICQHIVKHFQEKVEPNGFKAQVVTFDRECCVLYKKAMDELVGPEASAIVMHTQGGKSDDYAEWKLAKDEEEKLLDRFRDPNDPLKFLIVTSKLLTGFDAPILQVMYLDKPMKDHNLLQAICRTNRVYPGKTHGLIVDYLGIFDDVATALDFDEKAVQKVITNLDDLKKELPGVVARCLAFFPGVDRTVGGYEGLIVAQDCLPDNETRDKFAAEYSVLSRLWEALSPDPCLGPYEKDYKWLTQVYESVKPPSGNGKLLWHALGAKTIELVHENVHLETVRDDLDTLVMDAEVLEGLLDAKDPDKKSKEIEIKLIARLRKHKDNPKFVALGERLEKLKERHEQGLLHSLDFLKELLTLAKEVVQAEKQVDPVDEQAKAKAALTELFAEVKNGKTPMVIERIVTDIDEIVRLVRFPGWQNTKAGEREVQKALRKVIYVKYQVKDQDLFDKAFGYIRQYY
- a CDS encoding restriction endonuclease subunit S, which codes for MSAQSLKPGWKMVKFGDIAQNVAVRVDPADAKTDVYVGLEHLDPSTLHLRQWGQPSDVTGQKLAFKKGDVIFGRRRAYQRKLAVAEFDGICSAHAMVVRAKPKMILPEFLPFFLQSDMFMERAIEISVGSLSPTINWKTLKVQEFPLPPLDEQKRIAEILWAADETMEFFAKAYLHCETMQGALIDDLIIKNNSHQNFIALGKLIHGKPQYGANAPASEFQNDGLRYIRITDINSNGLLNQEEKVGVRLGNDDEEKYLLMHGDVLFARTGNTVGKVYLHSEQNEKCVYAGYLVRFKPNTKKLLPDYLFLFTRSSYYKKWLDNTVRVGAQPNINGQEYSTLPIFLPPIETQIQLVEKSKTIGSVKGEVLRHIASVRRLSKALMEGYEHREGAAHV